DNA from Thunnus maccoyii chromosome 21, fThuMac1.1, whole genome shotgun sequence:
tacagtattgtaTGTGATTTCTCTCCAGGGCACAGGTACCATTCAGAAGGGTATGCCTCATAAATGCTACCATGGCAAGACAGGACGTGTCTACAATGTAACCCAACATGCTGTCGGCATCATTGTCAACAAGCAGGTCAAGTAAGTAGGAAGTggtatttattttatgtgattgtgtgtgttatgtgatCTCGAGCAGGCACACACCAAAGGACTTAAAATTCCCGAATGAAACAGACCATTTATGTTTTAACCAGTTCGCAGTTGTTAGACCCATTAAAGCCAGATATGTGTGGTGTGCCATCACAATGAAACTGACAGGTGTTGCATACTGGGACCTaagactaaagaaaacagagcCGCAATGTTTGCTGGAGTGATGTTTGTTTCGAGTGCACGTTAGCAATCCTCCAGGTGCTTAATCTTTGGTGTGTGCTTGCTTGTACCCTTAATCTAGGATGAGCGATGGTAACCCCATCTTCACTTTGCCACAAGGATCGTTTATGTCCTCAGTGGTCATTCACGTGGGGGAAAGTATTTCATCCTTAAGCATCCCAGCCAAACTCCTGTTTGACCTGGGTTGTATTGAGGAGACAGCAAAGAACTGCAGATATTTCAGCAGCGTTGCTTTGAACTTTGAGCTAAAACAttcctcaaatgttttgatttatgtgtttgatgtaaatacatttatgatatatatatttttttaattctcccAGGGGCAAGATCCTGGCCAAGAGGATCAACGTGCGCATTGAGCATGTGAAGCACTCAAAGAGCAGGGACAGTTTCCTGCAGCGTGTCAAAGAGAACGAGGGCAAGAAGATGGAGGCCAAGCAGAAGGGCAGCTGGGTGGAACTCAAGCGTCAGGTATGAGCACAACCAAAatgactttttcatttattgtggCCAACTTCTAGTGATTTTTGCTGAGAAGATAAGTCAAGATATCCTTGATAAGAGCTATTATTTTTGAAGTAAATCAGTCACTTGCACTGATAAAACCTGGTGATATTACCTCGCTGCCATTTTAccataaatcaaatcaaaaccgACCAAAATCTTAATCAAAAACTTGaatatttgcagtttttaaGATGGGGAAAGCATAGAGATCCTGATAGCATAATTTAGAGTACATTGTGAATGAACTGGTCTTCATAGTCTGTAAATTTTAagttaaaacaacaaagttgcaactatatttttattgtctgttCAGATCCAGGTTACTTTATTTTTACCCATAGTTAGATTTAGTGTTTTCATTCTggatttcttttcttctaaACTGACTGAAGTTTCCCTCTTTGTTGTCTCCGCAGCCTGCTCCCCCCAGAGACGCTCACTTCGTCAGCACCAAGAAAAACCAGCCACAGCTGCTGGAGCCCATCCCCTATGAGTTCATGGCATAAAGTgctcactgaaataaaaatatttgtacacaCGCTCcttgtcatgttgtttgttttttaatgatctgAATGGTAAAGTGCTGTGATGTGCTGTCGCTCTGTGATGATTGTCCTCCTTTGATGGTTCAGTGAAATCAAACGCACTTTTTATTTCACCGGCGATCTGAGAGCGACTGTCACACACGTCACAAGCATTTCACATCTGTTCACCTGCACCTGTCGGGTATTCAAGGCTCATCCTGTTTTCACCATCAGTAATCTAAGTAAGATCTAAGTAGTGACCTCGGTTAACGGGCTTGGTGACTATAAGCTATTAAAAGGCCCTCACGTGTTTACATTTAATTTCTTGATTAGACTTCATGTTGGGACTCTAATCCTGCTGCACATATTAAGTCAGACATCTTCAATCTTTGTCATGACTTGCTACATATTGTTaccagcggtggaagaagtattcacatcctttacataaaagtagaaatactgtagtcagaaaatactccattactagtaaaagtcctgaattcaaaattctacataaataaaagtacaaatgtCTTATCAGCaatttacttaaaataaaagtactcattatgcataCTGGCTACTTTTagagtgttttattattaacagtATATTGTTATTAATACGTGtaagagcattttaatgttatagTTTATAAATGTGGAGCCAATTTTAGATACTTTGGGTAGATTAATAGTAATATTGCATCATTTAAgtgtcatgttttttaaaataagtaatttaTACAGAACTTTCTCATAAATttcataacatttaaaaagaaaaaggcaatTTAAACCATGAAAATAGCttatgtaaaatcagtggagtaaaaagtatatttccctctgaaatgtagtgtagtggaagtataaaatggaaatggtcatgaaaagtacaagtaccctaaatttgtacttaagtgcagtacttgagtaaattaacttagttactttccaccactgattgttgctatgacaagtcaaactTTTCAGGTCAATAAGTTGCTATCTAGCAACAATAATGGCCCTTCATGCCCATGATGTACCCACGCAGGTGTTTCCATTTAATGTTTCTGATTTGACCTCAGTATGCGGACATGTTATGACATCATGATCATTTTTATTCCCAGTGGTACATTGAGATTAATCACCTCATGTAATTCCCTGAGAGCTCTGCCTGACTTCAGTGTGAGCAGACATCTATTcagaataactgaaaacaccagtATGAGCTTGTAATAAACTTAAAGTTGCCCAGTTAGTCTACTTAAGACAGCAGGGATGGTCTTTGTAGTTTAGGAGGTCAACTCACTGGTTTAATTTTCCGCACCAGTTCAACAGTCATGACAAAGTCATGCTGTCCTGCCAAGATTTATTGTTCAAACCCAAAGAAATTAAAAGTACTAAATATGTCAGACAGAAGATTTGAGAATTATGTGTATTATGACACACAAGACgtctaaaatatttttatcttaTAGTACGGTGcagccaaaaaaacacaaggacTCACTGTCAACCTGGCATCAACGAACAAGCAGACAAAGAAAATGTATATGTGGTACTTTCCAGGTAGAGTAAGATCATTTTTCCAATTTAAAAAGGgggaaatgaaa
Protein-coding regions in this window:
- the rpl21 gene encoding 60S ribosomal protein L21, which gives rise to MTNTRGKRRGTRYMFSRPFRKHGPIPLSTYMRIYKKGDIVDIKGTGTIQKGMPHKCYHGKTGRVYNVTQHAVGIIVNKQVKGKILAKRINVRIEHVKHSKSRDSFLQRVKENEGKKMEAKQKGSWVELKRQPAPPRDAHFVSTKKNQPQLLEPIPYEFMA